Proteins from a genomic interval of Colletotrichum higginsianum IMI 349063 chromosome 6, whole genome shotgun sequence:
- a CDS encoding CFEM domain-containing protein: MFGRLRRTGSRFWIPERRPRLVQRDYGHTSGIMRLLTSLTFGVFTLLALPVSLVAAQKVNSITDAVAQLPTCAVSSALLLKLTLSL; the protein is encoded by the exons ATGTTTGGACGATTGCGTAGAACGGGATCACGGTTTTG GATCCCGGAACGGCGTCCGAGACTTGTTCAACGAGACTACGGGCATACATCGGGCATCATGCGGCTCTTGACGTCTCTCACATTCGGAGTGTTTACACTCCTAGCATTACCAGTGTCTTTAGTGGCAGCCCAGAAAGTCAACAGCATCACAGATGCTGTAGCACAGCTTCCTACTTGCGCCGTAAGCTCCGCGCTTCTTTTGAAGctcacactctctctgtAG
- a CDS encoding cAMP-dependent protein kinase regulatory subunit, with amino-acid sequence MSGMFKSPFGANANPFGGPSDGAPAGGNAIHRVVEEEENDTVTSPTSPNFGMNAGSMFSGPFGGDAANDAPPSALRSPPNPESYPAQYNFGRRTSVSAESLKPSADTYDNWSPPYHQKSKEQLGRLQTAIEGNFLFSHLDDEQSAQILGALNEKPIPAKDIKVISQGDAGDFFYVVEKGSFDVYVNSSGNLQPGPEGMGQKVGTIQAGGSFGELALMYNAPRAATVISAESGCTLWALDRLTFRRILMESTFARRRMYESFLEEVPLLQSLTPYERSKIADALETQKYAPGEIIIREGDPGHSFFLLESGEADAYKGDSKESVKHYSKGDFFGELALLNDAPRAASIAATTDVKVASLGKNAFQRLLGPVEGIMRRTKYEGVKTGVEEMDPLQAA; translated from the exons ATGTCGGGCATGTTCAAGAGTCCTTTCGGGGCTAACGCCAACCCTTTCGGAGGGCCCAGCGACGGGGCCCCGGCGGGAGGCAACGCCATCCATCgagtcgtcgaggaagaggagaacgACACCGTCACGTCTCCTACGTCACCAAATTTCGGCATGAACGCAGGTTCAATGTTCAGCGGCCCATTTGGAGGCGATGCGGCCAATGACGCCCCGCCGTCTGCGCTCAGAAGCCCGCCCAATCCAGAGAGCTATCCCGCCCAATACAACTTTGGCCGCCGAACCTCGGTCTCGGCTGAGTCGTTGAAGCCCAGCGCAGATACTTATGATAATTGGTCACCGCCTTACCATCAGAAGAGCAAGGAGCAGCTGGGCCGTCTGCAAACTGCCATTGAAGGCAACTTCCTGTTCAGTCATCTGGATGATGAACAGAGCGCTCAGATTCTGGGTGCTCTAAACGAAAAGCCCATTCCTGCTAAGGATATCAAG GTTATTAGCCAGGGCGACGCTGGCGACTTTTTCTACGTAGTGGAGAAGGGATCTTTCGATGTGTATGTCAACAGCAGCGGCAACTTGCAGCCTGGTCCCGAAGGCATGGGCCAAAAAGTCGGGACTATTCAAGCCGGCGGCTCCTTCGGTGAATTGGCCCTAATGTACAACGCTCCTCGCGCTGCAACTGtcatctcggccgagtcCGGATGTACCCTTTGGGCGCTTGACCGTCTTACTTTCCGCCGCATTCTCATGGAGTCGACGTTTGCTCGGCGACGAATGTACGAGAGTTTCCTCGAAGAGGTACCCTTGTTGCAGAGTCTTACGCCGTATGAGCGATCCAAGATTGCCGATGCGCTGGAGACCCAAAAGTACGCTCCTGGGGAGATCATTATCAGGGAGGGAGACCCCGGACACTCGTTCTTCCTTCTGGAGagcggcgaggccgatgcgTACAAGGGTGACAGCAAAGAATCCGTCAAGCACTACAGCAAGGGAGACTTCTTCGGCGAGCTCGCGCTTCTGAATGACGCTCCTCGTGCCGCTAGCATTGCTGCGACGACGGATGTCAAGGTTGCTAGCCTGGGCAAGAACGCCTTCCAGAGGCTTCTTGGTCCCGTCGAAGGCATCATGAGACGGACGAAGTACGAAGGCGTCAAAACTGGTGTCGAGGAGATGGATCCGCTCCAAGCGGCCTAA
- a CDS encoding Cytochrome b5-like Heme/Steroid binding domain-containing protein produces the protein MAGKFEPKVPVNLAPPKDDPITLDELAKADGSDPNGKTYVAIKGIVYDVTGNKAYQPGGSYNVFAGKDASRALGKTSTKAEDVSPEWQDLPDKEKGTLSDWVTFFSKRYNVVGRVAGATNTE, from the exons ATGGCTGGAAAGTTCGAACCCAAGGTACCCGTCAACCTGGCTCCTCCCAAGGACGACCCCATTACCCTCGATGAGTTGGCCAAGGCCGATG GCTCGGATCCCAATGGAAAGACATACGTTGCGATTAAG GGTATCGTCTATGACGTGACAGGCAACAAGGCATACCAACCAGGCGGTTCCTATAACG TCTTCGCCGGGAAGGATGCCTCCCGCGCTCTCGGTAAAACCTCAACAAAGGCTGAGGACGTCAGTCCCGAGTGGCAAGATCTCcccgacaaggagaagggaaCCCTCAGCGACTGGGTcaccttcttctccaagcGGTACAACGTTGTCGGCCGCGTTGCCGGAGCAACCAACACGGAGTGA
- a CDS encoding TPR domain-containing protein, with product MAASRITACRAIDSLCRRQVIRSPSASAVKLRAGVYPSAAIVCRHVQLRQHSTSGSSHNGTKKTNAPAPPPPSSQARQLWRALSFRSLLSSMTPRGMKKMFRESPEELILALAILTGLAGVSIYIVKLYFDYFMARQFTKYPKPIAKSLRRALYYTNIKPDPNLARKYYKQALEQCNELQLDPFSDDVLGIRIQTAAWLEKIENYQGAITVLDSVMRDCLRWVEWMEKSVADGTVDKSGKPPTVKVMPEEKRPVVAENGEEVVVENLWHKRTRLLAKAVGTSTKLGALYSDEHVLEPENAQARLTWAVETALTESRRRREEGVKEEEGPWMSPEEIGGAMESLAHHYESKSQFHLAVPLFFQALRLCASPCHRVTIMNNLAVAFAQHPLQTPLGIVPNAPATSNAIVSPDMPTDRAGFLEAAKNWAGNAYSHSKDIQGDERTEECDEACAVALVNMGDIAAMSGKKEVARKRFQQAIDMSKKIGFASGVSQAEAGLQEL from the exons ATGGCGGCGTCGCGCATAACGGCATGTCGGGCTATCGACAGCCTGTGCCGTCGTCAGGTCATCCgatcgccctcggcgtccgcCGTAAAACTGCGAGCCGGTGTCTATCCGAGTGCTGCCATAGTATGCAGGCATGTCCAACTGAGACAGCATAGCACGTCTGGTTCATCGCACAATGGCACCAAGAAGACAAACGCTCCGGCCCCTCCACCGCCGTCTTCCCAAGCACGCCAGCTTTGGAGAGCCTTGTCCTTTCGCTCGCTTTTGTCTTCCATGACACCGAGAGGGATGAAAAAGATGTTCAGAGAGAGTCCCGAGGAGCTTATTCTGGCCTTGGCTAT TCTCACTGGTTTGGCAGGTGTGTCAATATACATTGTCAAGCTTTACTTCGACTACTTCATGGCTCGTCAATTCACCAAGTATCCTAAGCCGATCGCAAAGTCTCTCCGTCGAGCGCTATACTACACCAACATCAAGCCCGACCCGAACTTGGCGAGGAAATATTATAAGCAAGCCTTGGAGCAGTGCAACGAGCTCCAGCTGGACCCATTCTCCGACGATGTACTGGGCATTAGAATCCAAACGGCCGCTTGGCTTGAGAAGATTGAAAATTATCAGGGAGCCATAACTGTATTAGACTCGGTAATGAGGGACTGCCTCAGGTGGGTGGAGTGGATGGAGAAGTCCGTCGCGGACGGTACAGTCGATAAGTCGGGAAAGCCACCTACCGTCAAAGTAATGCCGGAGGAAAAGCGTCCGGTCGTCGCAGAGAATGGCGAAGAGGTTGTTGTTGAAAACTTATGGCACAAACGCACGCGATTGCTGGCCAAGGCTGTTGGCACCAGCACCAAACTCGGCGCTCTCTACTCAGACGAACACGTCTTGGAGCCAGAAAATGCCCAGGCCCGCTTGACGTGGGCTGTCGAGACTGCCTTGACAGAgtcacggcgtcgtcgcgaAGAAGGTgtcaaggaggaagagggccCTTGGATGAGCCCAGAGGAGATTGGAGGGGCCATGGAAT CCCTGGCTCACCACTACGAGTCCAAGTCTCAGTTTCATCTAGCAGTACCACTATTCTTCCAGGCATTGCGTCTCTGCGCCAGCCCCTGTCACCGAGTTACTATCA TGAACAATTTGGCCGTGGCCTTTGCGCAGCATCCTCTTCAAACCCCGCTAGGTATCGTCCCGAATGCCCCTGCAACATCCAACGCAATCGTCAGCCCTGATATGCCAACGGACCGTGCCGGGTTTCTGGAAGCCGCCAAGAACTGGGCTGGCAATGCTTACTCACACTCTAAGGACATCCAAGGTGATGAGCGCACAGAGGAGTGTGACGAGGCTTGTGCTGTGGCTTTGGTCAACATGGGTGACATCGCTGCTATGTcgggaaagaaagaagtcGCCAGGAAACGCTTTCAACAGGCCATCGACATGAGTAAGAAGATTGGCTTCGCTTCCGGGGTCTCTCAGGCCGAAGCGGGTCTTCAGGAGCTCTAA
- a CDS encoding CFEM domain-containing protein, translated as MLSVSCGAFQDAKNVFETTCNRPQRDHSPEYARLTWVLLGLTTFVVAARLIYKSFSSAQLGLDDLFTLLAYLAVLPSFIINVVGLIPAGLGKDIWTLTPRQIESFGYWFYLLEPMYFIQMGLVKMAILCFYMRIFDRAGLRTLLWATVVFNAVNTVVFVLVGVFQCTPISFYWTRWDGEGKGTCININAVPWVNAIISIALDLWMLFLPLSRIRTLNLHWWKKIAVTLMFCVGTFVTIISILRLQSLVRFANSKNPTWDQYGIAFWTCLEVPTGIVCCCMPAMRLILIKSFPRLFGKLTERHNSKKYAVPSNEEDRSRSRNRISRVPVPECSTTDLQPAPQNSKNVVYAGKSAVEAHDSSSLFAMTELEAGSAKDSMSRSHRSSSPSRSSIAMSDQAVSTRR; from the exons ATGCTCTCCGTTAGTTGCGGTGCCTTCCAAG ATGCCAAGAACGTCTTCGAGACAACCTGCAACAGACCCCAGAGGGACCATAGCCCGGAGTATGCTCGTTTGACCTGGGTATTACTAGGTCTTACTACTTTCGTTGTAGCTGCCCGCTTGATATACAAGTCCTTCTCGTCGGCACAGCTCGGACTCGATGACCTTTTCACTTTGCTAGCCTACCTCGCTGTTCTTCCGTCCTTCATCATCAACGTTGTCGGCCTAATTCCCGCCGGGTTAGGCAAGGACATATGGACCCTTACGCCACGTCAAATCGAGAGTTTCGGTTATTGGTTCTACCTTTTGGAGCCCATGTATTTCATCCAGATGGGCTTGGTTAAGATGGCAATCTTATGCTTCTACATGCGCATCTTTGACCGCGCCGGCCTTAGAACCCTTTTATGGGCCACGGTTGTCTTCAACGCTGTCAACActgtcgtcttcgtcctcgtcggcgtcttccaATGTACCCCTATCTCGTTCTACTGGACGAGGTGGGATGGCGAGGGAAAGGGCACTTGTATCAACATCAATGCGGTTCCCTGGGTGAACGCCATCATCAGCATTGCTTTGGATCTTTGGATGCTTTTCCTGCCCCTGTCAAGGATCCGGACTCTGAATCTTCATTGGTGGAAGAAGATCGCCGTTACGCTCATGTTCTGTGTCGGTACTTT CGTAACCATTATCAGCATTCTGAGACTCCAGTCGCTGGTTCGCTTCGCGAATTCTAAGAACCCTACATGGGATCAATATGGAATCGCCTTTTGGACATGTCTCGAGGTCCCTACCGGGATAGTCTGCTGCTGTATGCCGGCTATGCGTCTCATTCTCATAAAGTCGTTCCCGAGGCTCTTCGGGAAGCTCACCGAGCGCCACAATTCAAAAAAGTATGCAGTTCCCTCAAACGAGGAGgaccggagccggagccgtAATCGAATTTCTCGCGTCCCGGTTCCGGAGTGCTCGACTACCGACCTCCAACCGGCTCCGCAGAACTCCAAAAATGTCGTATACGCCGGAAAGTCTGCGGTCGAGGCTCACGACTCTTCGAGTTTGTTTGCAATGACAGAATTAGAGGCGGGGAGCGCCAAGGATAGCATGTCTCGAAGCCATAGATCATCGTCGCCCTCACGCTCCTCCATCGCGATGTCGGACCAAGCAGTATCCACACGGAGGTAG
- a CDS encoding breast carcinoma amplified sequence 2: protein MSALNAFHESLPYIDDEPTPAEREAAESLIRAELSRSSPKPAPTYEEPTFSPLIELELERIASQQPLKAVDLERYQTQEPFADSGELSTPEDRQRLADALQKAYISYTYLDARAQNLSLLDKWGKNAWLIGNWELENELKTLERDLAETRRLIDVLTVARRRQQEEVAAEMKGLEETWKKGVGRTLETEIAVEQLRRDVLEELRVRGA from the exons ATGTCCGCCCTGAACGCCTTCCACGAGTCTCTTCCAT ACATTGATGACGAGCCCACACCAGCGGAACGCGAAGCTGCCGAGTCCCTGATCAGGGCCGAGCTATCCAGATCTTCACCGAAACCTGCACCGACTTACGAAGAACCAACCTTCTCTCCTCTTatcgagctcgagctcgagcgtATTGCCTCCCAACAACccctcaaggccgtcgacctcgaacgcTACCAAACACAGGAGCCTTTCGCGGACTCCGGGGAACTATCGACACCAGAGGACCGCCAGCGTCTTGCCGACGCTCTTCAAAAGGCATACATTTCCTATACCTATCTCGATGCCCGTGCTCAGAACCTCAGTTTGCTGGACAAATGGGGCAAGAATGCCTGGCTAATTGGCAACTGGGAACTCGAGAATGAACTCAAGACTCTCGAGCGGGATCTCGCCGAAACGAGGCGTTTGATTGATGTATTGACTGttgctcgtcggcggcagcaggaggaggtGGCAGCTGAGATGAAGGGGCTAGAAGAGACTTGGAAGAAGGGGGTTGGAAGAACTTTGGAGACCGAGATTGCCGTGGAGCAACTGAGGAGGGATGTCCTGGAAGAGTTGAGAGTAAGAGGGGCTTAA
- a CDS encoding bZIP transcription factor: MDHSLPLNMYDDVDAFLDMDAPYIYDEPEQYLDTASSSESTSPIMSSFDTTFVNDFNGVDQSMYPSPMSSNRDTASPQPTSDDKATTAKAPAKRKRENRYKNAPPSVLSRRRAQNRASQRAYRERKDQRIKDLEVMLSEQKQKNDSLGQAYSSLHAEYLKLRGLQSRTQQVPRQHTAPPMSYDATAAAAAAHMVMPTHTGTMDFADNMYMFQDMQSYTL, translated from the exons ATGGATCACTCGCTGCCGCTCAACATGTACGACGACGTGGATGCCTTCTTGGACATGGACGCGCCCTATATCTATGATGAGCCTGAACAATATCTGGACACAGCCAGCTCATCTGAGTCTACGAGTCCCATCATGTCAAGC TTTGATACGACCTTTGTGAATGACTTCAATGGCGTGGACCAGAGCATGTATCCCAGCCCCATGAGCTCGAATCGCGACACAGCATCACCGCAACCAACTTCGGACGATAAGGCGACTACCGCCAAAGCACCCGCCAAGAGGAAGCGCGAGAACCGCTATAAGAATGCCCCGCCATCAGTCCTTTCG CGCCGTCGGGCACAGAACAGGGCCTCGCAACGCGCGTATCGCGAGCGCAAAGACCAGCGTATCAAGGACCTCGAGGTCATGCTTTccgagcagaagcagaagaacgATTCCCTCGGTCAAGCCTACTCGTCCCTTCATGCCGAGTACCTCAAGCTCCGGGGCTTGCAGTCGAGGACGCAACAGGTTCCGCGGCAACACACTGCACCACCAATGTCTTACGACGcaaccgctgccgccgccgccgctcacATGGTCATGCCCACGCATACAGGGACAATGGATTTTGCCGACAACATGTATATGTTTCAAGATATGCAGAGTTATACCCTTTGA
- a CDS encoding LEM3 family/CDC50 family protein — protein MPEPSPGVNHADSIDPQHDTGKKDDKKKSRRPATFEGMATNLDTQNCLASVLHYRHHIRSHRWIVTLRKFESRFRTFLVLERSLTNAPVKEIRIDYTNCLTEATENLEAMDSKYISTAFSSDAQTKNALWAVRDIEVKDGPITYPAKQCTIQFYIPEPMGPPVLFYYHLTNFYQNHRRYVASFYDKQLKGNAESASNVNSSSCEPLEWDSEAQKPYYPCGLIANSMFNDTFTSPRWLQGDSIYPMSTEENIAWASDSDLYGKTQYNPEDIVPPPNWRVRYPNYTADHLPPDISKWPAFQVWMRTAGLPTFSKLYQRNDDESMVTGNYEVNITDNFPTTEYKGTKSIVITTRTIMGGRNPFLGIAYVVVGGMCILLGVVFTVTHLIKPRKLGDHTYLSWNNAPGSKQGAGASSAVASGRDARPGDA, from the exons ATGCCCGAACCATCGCCTGGTGTCAACCACGCTGACTCCATCGACCCGCAACATGATACAgggaagaaggacgacaagaagaagagccgCCGACCGGCAA CGTTTGAAGGCATGGCA ACCAATCTTGACACCCAAAACTGTCTTGCCTCTGTTCTTCATTATCGGCATCATATTCGCTCCCATCGGTGGATTGTTACTCTACGCAAGTTCGAAAGTAGGTTTCGCACTTTCTTAGTTCTGGAGCGATCGCTCACCAATGCGCCC GTCAAGGAGATTCGGATCGATTACACCAACTGCCTTACTGAAGCGACAGAGaacctcgaggccatggacTCAAAGTACATTAGCACTGCGTTCAGTAGCGATGCCCAGACAAAGAACGCTCTGTGGGCTGTAAGGGACATCGAAGTCAAAGACGGACCGATCACCTACCCGGCGAAGCAATGCACAATTCAATTCTATATCCCCGAGCCGATGGGACCCCCGGTGTTGTTCTACTATCACCTTACAAACTTCTACCAGAATCACCGGCGATACGTCGCGTCCTTTTACGACAAGCAGCTCAAGGGCAATGCGGAATCCGCCAGCAATGTCAACAGCTCCTCCTGCGAGCCCCTCGAGTGGGATTCGGAAGCCCAGAAGCCTTACTATCCCTGTG GTTTGATTGCAAACTCCATGTTCAACGACACATTCACCTCGCCCCGCTGGTTGCAGGGGGACTCGATATACCCGATGTCAACTGAGGAGAACATCGCCTGGGCGTCCGATTCCGACCTTTACGGCAAAACCCAGTACAACCCCGAAGATATtgtgccgccgccgaactgGAGAGTCCGCTACCCGAACTACACCGCTGATCACCTTCCGCCGGACATCTCCAAGTGGCCTGCTTTCCAGGTTTGGATGAGAACCGCTGGATTGCCGACTTTCAGCAAGTTGTACCAGCggaacgacgacgagagcaTGGTGACAGGTAATTACGAAGTCAACATCACGGACA ATTTCCCAACAACGGAGTACAAGGGAACCAAGTCAATTGTCATCACCACGCGTACAATCATGGGCGGTAGAAACCCTTTCCTTGGAATTGCAtacgtcgtcgtcggtggcaTGTGCATTCTTCTAGGCGTTGTCTTCACAGTCACCCATCTTATCAAGCCGAG AAAGCTGGGCGACCACACCTATCTTTCATGGAATAACGCGCCCGGGTCCAAGCAGGGCGCCGGTGCCAGCTCAGCAGTGGCATCAGGTCGCGACGCACGACCCGGCGATGCCTAG